The following proteins come from a genomic window of Caldisericia bacterium:
- a CDS encoding acyl-CoA dehydratase activase translates to MNYYIGVDIGSVSTKVVLLRKGGEINIVNYKISPTGANGNKTAKILLEEILKEENLKIKDIYKILATGYGRVNVDFTDLTKTEISCHAKGAFFLFPKTKTIIDIGGQDSKAIKLANNGSVLDFVMNDKCAAGTGRFLEVMSNALQIDLKEFGSLHEKSKNLIEISSICTVFAESEIISLIHEGVKKEDIIKGLNYSVAKRALTLLKRVNYEEEITMTGGVAKNLGVVKALEDLLKVKLNVPENPQIIGAIGAALYAIES, encoded by the coding sequence ATGAATTATTATATCGGTGTTGATATTGGTTCTGTATCAACAAAAGTAGTTCTTTTAAGAAAGGGAGGTGAAATAAATATTGTAAATTATAAAATTTCTCCTACAGGAGCAAATGGAAATAAAACCGCAAAAATTTTATTGGAGGAAATTTTAAAAGAAGAAAATCTAAAAATAAAAGATATTTATAAAATTCTTGCAACAGGTTATGGCAGAGTTAATGTTGATTTTACAGATTTAACAAAAACAGAGATAAGTTGTCATGCAAAAGGTGCTTTCTTTTTATTTCCTAAAACAAAAACAATAATTGATATTGGAGGACAAGATAGTAAAGCAATAAAACTTGCAAATAATGGTAGTGTTTTAGATTTTGTAATGAATGATAAATGTGCTGCAGGAACTGGCAGATTCCTCGAAGTTATGTCCAATGCACTTCAAATAGATTTAAAAGAGTTTGGTTCCCTTCACGAAAAATCAAAAAATTTAATTGAAATATCAAGCATTTGCACTGTTTTTGCAGAATCTGAAATTATATCTTTAATTCATGAAGGTGTTAAAAAAGAGGATATAATTAAAGGATTAAACTATTCTGTTGCAAAAAGAGCATTAACGCTTTTAAAAAGAGTAAATTATGAAGAAGAAATTACAATGACTGGCGGTGTTGCAAAAAATTTAGGTGTAGTTAAAGCACTTGAAGATTTATTAAAAGTAAAATTAAATGTTCCAGAGAATCCACAAATTATTGGTGCAATTGGTGCTGCATTATATGCAATTGAATCATAA
- the eno gene encoding phosphopyruvate hydratase produces MEEIIEVKGREILDSRGNPTLEVEVTTISGFKGNSQVPSGASKGKYEAVELRDGDERFFGKGVQNAIKNIELCIAPEILGIDVLDQEEIDKRMINLDGTKNKSKIGANAILGVSLAVARAGSSFLGIPLYRYIGGLFANVLPVPYLNIINGGKHAENNLDIQEFMIVPYGFYSFKDALRASAEIYMKLKEVLKERDLSVGIGDEGGFSPILKNNEEAIKLIIEAVESAKYKPQEEIFLALDVAASSFFKDGKYHFEGKKINGEDLIEYYIRLIEKYPIISIEDPFDEEDYDSWKIFTKEVKDKIQIVGDDIFVTNKEKFLFGIENGIANAILIKLNQIGTITETLEVINIARKYGYNYIISHRSGETTDTFISDFSVATQSFQIKTGAPARGERVAKYNRLLVIEEELGDKARYGREFLRIKK; encoded by the coding sequence ATGGAAGAGATAATTGAAGTTAAAGGGAGAGAGATTTTAGATTCAAGGGGAAACCCAACCCTTGAAGTTGAAGTAACAACAATTTCTGGTTTTAAAGGAAACTCTCAAGTTCCTTCAGGTGCTTCAAAAGGAAAATATGAAGCAGTTGAATTAAGAGACGGAGATGAGAGATTTTTTGGAAAAGGAGTTCAAAATGCAATAAAAAACATAGAACTATGTATTGCACCTGAAATTTTAGGAATAGATGTATTAGATCAAGAAGAGATAGATAAGAGAATGATAAATTTAGATGGGACTAAAAATAAAAGTAAAATTGGAGCAAATGCTATACTTGGAGTTTCTCTTGCTGTTGCAAGAGCAGGAAGTTCATTTTTAGGTATTCCACTTTATAGATATATTGGAGGTCTTTTTGCAAATGTTCTTCCAGTTCCATATTTAAATATAATTAATGGAGGGAAACATGCTGAAAATAATCTTGATATTCAAGAGTTTATGATTGTTCCATATGGATTTTATTCTTTTAAAGACGCATTAAGAGCGAGTGCAGAAATTTATATGAAACTCAAAGAAGTTTTAAAAGAACGAGATCTTTCAGTAGGGATAGGAGATGAAGGAGGATTTTCTCCAATTTTAAAAAACAATGAAGAAGCAATTAAATTAATAATTGAGGCAGTTGAAAGTGCAAAATATAAACCACAAGAAGAAATTTTTCTTGCACTTGATGTAGCAGCATCGAGTTTCTTTAAAGATGGGAAATACCATTTTGAAGGAAAAAAGATAAATGGTGAAGATTTAATAGAATATTATATAAGATTGATAGAAAAATATCCCATAATTTCAATAGAAGATCCTTTTGATGAAGAAGATTATGATTCTTGGAAAATATTTACCAAGGAAGTTAAAGATAAAATTCAAATTGTTGGTGATGATATTTTTGTAACTAATAAAGAAAAATTTCTTTTTGGAATTGAAAATGGAATTGCTAATGCAATTTTAATTAAATTAAATCAAATTGGCACTATCACAGAAACACTAGAAGTTATTAATATTGCAAGAAAATATGGCTATAACTATATAATTTCCCATAGATCTGGTGAAACAACTGATACCTTTATTTCTGATTTTTCAGTTGCAACCCAAAGTTTTCAAATTAAAACTGGTGCCCCTGCAAGAGGTGAAAGAGTTGCAAAATATAATAGATTATTAGTAATTGAAGAAGAATTAGGAGATAAAGCAAGATATGGAAGAGAGTTTCTCAGAATTAAAAAATAA
- a CDS encoding nucleotide sugar dehydrogenase has protein sequence MEESFSELKNKIKNKECLIGIIGLGYVGLTLARTILNKGFKVIGYDISLEKINLLKKGRSYIVDVKDGEIETFLNKTFFPTNSVSDLKDLDIFIVSVPTPLNEDESPELKFVLKAIRDIRKNLQDKNLIIFESTLPPGTTEEIIYPKLKKSGKNFYLCFSPERINPGSNYPVDEIPKIISGIDDDSLAIGTFFYSHIFLKVIPVSSTKTAEYIKLLENSFRFINISFINEFAKLTSMDNVDIFEVIEGAKTKPYGFVPFYPNWGVGGDCIPTVPLFLVERGKKLGFKFSSIEYSNIINKSMPYFWFEKIKKYLKKGKVFVIGVTYKRDVNDIRNSQPLKFIELLLNKGINVSYFDPFIEKIKVNNKILEREDIKKTKLKNFDLIVIGTNHSGIAYDILLEIKKPILDPYGVLPKTKYTISF, from the coding sequence ATGGAAGAGAGTTTCTCAGAATTAAAAAATAAGATAAAAAATAAGGAATGTTTAATAGGTATAATTGGTTTAGGTTATGTTGGTTTGACTCTTGCAAGAACTATTTTAAATAAAGGATTTAAAGTAATAGGTTATGATATTTCTCTTGAAAAGATAAATTTACTTAAAAAAGGAAGATCATATATTGTTGATGTTAAAGATGGAGAGATTGAAACTTTTTTAAATAAAACTTTTTTTCCAACAAATAGTGTTTCAGATTTAAAAGATTTAGATATATTTATTGTTTCTGTTCCAACACCTTTAAATGAAGATGAATCTCCTGAATTAAAGTTTGTATTAAAAGCAATTAGAGATATAAGAAAAAATTTACAAGATAAAAATCTTATTATTTTTGAGAGCACTCTTCCCCCAGGAACTACTGAAGAAATTATCTATCCAAAATTAAAGAAAAGTGGTAAAAATTTTTATCTCTGTTTTTCTCCAGAAAGAATTAATCCAGGAAGTAATTATCCAGTTGATGAGATACCAAAAATTATAAGTGGAATTGATGATGATTCTCTTGCAATAGGAACCTTTTTTTATTCTCACATCTTTTTAAAAGTTATACCTGTTTCATCCACAAAAACTGCTGAATATATTAAACTTCTTGAAAATAGTTTTAGATTTATAAATATCTCATTTATTAATGAATTTGCTAAATTAACTTCAATGGATAATGTGGATATTTTTGAAGTAATAGAAGGCGCTAAAACCAAACCTTATGGTTTTGTTCCATTTTATCCAAATTGGGGAGTTGGTGGAGATTGTATTCCAACAGTTCCACTTTTTCTTGTTGAAAGAGGCAAAAAATTAGGTTTTAAATTTTCTTCTATTGAATATTCTAATATAATAAATAAAAGCATGCCGTATTTTTGGTTTGAAAAAATAAAGAAATACTTAAAAAAAGGCAAAGTTTTTGTAATAGGTGTTACATATAAAAGAGATGTGAATGATATAAGAAACTCTCAACCTTTAAAATTTATTGAATTGTTATTAAATAAAGGCATAAATGTTTCATATTTCGATCCTTTTATAGAAAAAATCAAAGTAAATAATAAAATATTAGAAAGAGAAGATATAAAAAAGACAAAACTAAAGAACTTTGATTTAATTGTTATTGGAACAAATCATTCAGGAATTGCATATGATATTCTATTAGAAATCAAAAAACCCATTCTTGATCCTTATGGAGTTCTTCCAAAAACAAAATACACTATTTCATTTTAA
- the rsmA gene encoding 16S rRNA (adenine(1518)-N(6)/adenine(1519)-N(6))-dimethyltransferase RsmA gives MNKKEFFKKFRFKKSLGQNFFVGNREELINLTNFCEDDIVIEVGTGTGDVTKEIAKRVKKIISYEIDERLKEIINENIIFYKNIEIKFMDFLKEENFPEKVRFFSNLPYCLSTEILKKCTKINELIDGYFMIQKELGERILSKEGSKSYGAISIFLQTFFDFKNIKVFSKNNFYPRPDVDSIFIYFKRKRTWEEKFEEYEKFLKEIFSKRRKKIKKVLTDLVGNNLSIDLNLRPENLKVENYIELYEIFIRSKDKLNT, from the coding sequence TTGAATAAAAAAGAGTTTTTTAAAAAATTTAGATTTAAAAAGAGTTTAGGTCAAAATTTTTTTGTTGGTAATCGTGAAGAGTTAATAAATTTAACAAATTTTTGTGAAGATGATATTGTCATAGAAGTAGGAACAGGAACTGGAGATGTAACAAAGGAAATAGCAAAAAGGGTTAAAAAAATTATTTCATATGAAATTGATGAGAGATTAAAAGAAATAATAAATGAAAATATAATTTTTTATAAAAATATAGAAATTAAGTTTATGGATTTTTTAAAAGAGGAGAATTTTCCAGAAAAAGTGAGATTTTTTTCAAATCTACCCTATTGTTTATCAACTGAAATCTTAAAAAAATGCACAAAAATTAATGAATTAATAGATGGTTATTTTATGATTCAAAAAGAATTGGGAGAAAGGATTTTATCAAAAGAAGGTTCTAAAAGTTATGGTGCTATTTCTATATTTTTACAAACATTTTTTGATTTTAAAAATATCAAAGTTTTCAGTAAAAATAATTTTTATCCAAGGCCAGATGTAGATTCAATTTTTATCTATTTTAAAAGAAAAAGAACCTGGGAAGAAAAATTTGAAGAATATGAAAAATTTTTAAAAGAAATATTTTCAAAGAGAAGAAAAAAAATTAAGAAAGTTTTAACAGATTTAGTTGGTAATAATTTATCGATTGATTTAAACTTAAGACCTGAAAACCTTAAAGTAGAAAATTATATTGAATTATATGAAATTTTTATCAGAAGCAAAGATAAACTTAACACTTGA
- the ispE gene encoding 4-(cytidine 5'-diphospho)-2-C-methyl-D-erythritol kinase codes for MKFLSEAKINLTLDVLLKLPDGYHLIKSLVLKVPLCDEIYFEFGKDMVIYENVLVDNDIIERTKKRFFEITKISDKITIRVKKNIPVGSGLGGGSSNAARVLLSLNQIYDFPLDEHTLFEIGKDLGSDVNLFLRDEKLILIEGKGEKVFPIYAKDREFFFSIVYPNIKISTKDVYSAIEKIEKRELITDKVLDRILLGEDFIHFLKNDLEEFAFKIKPELKEIKEILLKHFSINVVMSGSGSSFICFFNSPNHLYSHFEFLKKFHFQVFLFHALGWEKIYRIDMQK; via the coding sequence ATGAAATTTTTATCAGAAGCAAAGATAAACTTAACACTTGATGTTCTCCTAAAACTCCCAGATGGGTATCACCTTATAAAAAGTCTTGTTTTAAAAGTTCCACTTTGTGATGAAATCTATTTTGAGTTTGGTAAAGATATGGTTATTTATGAAAATGTTTTAGTTGATAATGATATTATTGAAAGGACAAAAAAAAGATTTTTTGAAATAACAAAAATAAGCGATAAAATAACTATAAGAGTAAAAAAGAATATCCCAGTTGGAAGTGGTCTTGGTGGCGGAAGTTCAAATGCTGCAAGAGTCCTTCTTTCTTTAAATCAAATCTATGACTTTCCACTTGATGAACATACTCTTTTTGAAATTGGTAAAGATTTAGGATCTGATGTAAATCTTTTTTTAAGAGATGAAAAACTAATTTTAATTGAAGGTAAAGGAGAGAAAGTTTTTCCAATCTATGCAAAAGATAGAGAATTCTTTTTTTCAATTGTCTATCCGAATATTAAAATTTCAACAAAAGATGTTTATAGTGCTATAGAAAAAATTGAAAAAAGAGAGTTAATAACAGACAAGGTTTTAGACAGAATCTTATTAGGTGAAGACTTTATTCATTTTTTAAAAAATGATCTTGAAGAATTTGCTTTTAAAATAAAACCAGAGTTAAAAGAGATAAAAGAAATACTTTTAAAGCATTTTTCAATAAATGTTGTAATGTCGGGTAGTGGATCATCTTTTATTTGTTTTTTTAATTCACCGAATCATCTTTACTCTCACTTTGAATTTCTGAAGAAGTTTCACTTTCAAGTTTTTCTTTTTCATGCTTTAGGCTGGGAGAAGATTTATAGAATAGATATGCAAAAATAA
- the lgt gene encoding prolipoprotein diacylglyceryl transferase, translating to MYPIFIRIGDFAIRWYGVMIALAVIVGIIYAHKEFKKIGINDDTFYDYVIWLIIVGVLGARIFYILFNTPLYYFSNPLRIFYFWEGGLSYLGIVVFGYIFSYYYWKKRGNLFYKITDIASLPLALGWGIGRIGCTLNGCCYGKPTGLPFPFSITFTDPESFAPIGVPRYPTQPLLSILGFITFFVLLKLRKRVKVEGAIFSLFLVFYGISTFFVEFLRGDHTPIFGLTPSQWGVFVLFIFAYLFYKSSPSLKHEKEKLESETSSEIQSESKDDSVN from the coding sequence ATGTATCCAATTTTTATTAGAATTGGTGATTTTGCAATAAGATGGTATGGAGTAATGATTGCTCTTGCAGTTATTGTTGGAATTATTTATGCTCATAAGGAATTTAAAAAAATTGGAATAAATGATGACACCTTTTATGATTATGTAATTTGGTTAATTATCGTTGGAGTTTTAGGTGCAAGAATATTTTATATTCTTTTTAATACTCCTCTCTATTACTTTTCTAATCCATTAAGAATTTTTTATTTTTGGGAAGGTGGCTTAAGTTATCTTGGAATAGTTGTATTTGGTTATATTTTCTCCTATTACTATTGGAAAAAAAGAGGAAATCTTTTCTATAAAATTACCGATATTGCATCTCTTCCCTTAGCATTAGGGTGGGGAATAGGAAGAATAGGTTGTACACTTAATGGATGTTGTTATGGTAAACCAACAGGTCTCCCATTTCCTTTTTCTATAACATTCACAGATCCAGAATCATTTGCACCAATAGGAGTTCCAAGATATCCGACTCAACCACTTTTATCAATTTTAGGTTTCATAACATTTTTTGTACTTTTAAAATTAAGAAAAAGGGTTAAAGTTGAAGGTGCGATTTTCTCTCTATTTTTAGTGTTTTATGGAATTTCAACATTTTTTGTAGAATTTTTAAGAGGTGATCACACTCCTATTTTCGGTTTAACTCCATCTCAATGGGGAGTTTTTGTTTTATTTATTTTTGCATATCTATTCTATAAATCTTCTCCCAGCCTAAAGCATGAAAAAGAAAAACTTGAAAGTGAAACTTCTTCAGAAATTCAAAGTGAGAGTAAAGATGATTCGGTGAATTAA
- a CDS encoding amino acid ABC transporter ATP-binding protein — MLKIRNLYKKFGKIDVLKNINLDLHKQEVLVIIGPSGAGKSTLIRCINRLEEPTSGEIYFDGVKIDKYSDYNKLRERIGMVFQRFNLFHHLTALENITLPLRVVKKKNEEEAKKIAFEYLEKVGLKDRAYHYPIQLSGGEQQRVAIARALALQPEIMLFDEPTSAIDVELIKDVLDVMKILARDGMTMIVVSHELGFAKEVGDRIIFMDKGEIIEENEPEEFFKNPKTERAKQFLSRIINI; from the coding sequence ATTTTAAAAATTAGAAATTTATATAAAAAGTTTGGAAAAATAGATGTTTTAAAAAATATAAATTTAGATTTACATAAACAAGAAGTTCTTGTTATTATAGGTCCATCAGGTGCAGGAAAATCAACACTTATTAGATGCATAAATAGGCTTGAGGAACCAACATCTGGTGAAATATACTTTGATGGTGTAAAAATTGATAAATATAGTGATTACAATAAACTTAGAGAAAGAATTGGAATGGTTTTTCAAAGATTTAATCTTTTCCACCATTTGACTGCACTTGAAAACATTACTCTTCCACTCAGAGTTGTAAAAAAGAAAAATGAAGAAGAAGCAAAAAAAATTGCTTTTGAATATCTTGAAAAAGTTGGTCTTAAAGACAGAGCGTATCACTATCCAATTCAACTTTCTGGAGGGGAACAGCAAAGGGTCGCTATTGCTAGAGCCCTTGCTCTTCAACCAGAAATTATGTTATTTGATGAACCTACATCTGCTATTGATGTAGAACTCATTAAAGATGTTCTTGATGTTATGAAAATTCTTGCAAGAGATGGAATGACTATGATAGTTGTATCACATGAGTTAGGTTTTGCAAAAGAAGTTGGAGATAGAATAATATTTATGGATAAAGGAGAAATTATTGAAGAGAATGAGCCTGAAGAATTTTTTAAAAATCCTAAAACAGAAAGAGCAAAACAATTCCTTTCAAGAATAATAAATATTTAG
- a CDS encoding amino acid ABC transporter permease, producing the protein MRGLDFRISLLLDSIPILINGAKYTILFSTISIFFGIIIGLGASLLKISKNPIFKAIGSTYIEVIRGTPLLLHIMVAYYGLAAFNIKLDYFTAGVLALSINSGAYCGEIFRAGIESIEKGQMEAARSVGMTYGQAMRYIILPQAFKRVIPPLTNEFVAMLKDSSLLSIIAVPELLRNARQLMGTKANVWTPLIGAALIYLVLTLPLTRIAYVLERRLAKGGI; encoded by the coding sequence GATTCAATTCCAATTTTAATTAATGGAGCAAAATATACGATTCTTTTTTCGACAATTTCAATATTCTTTGGGATAATAATTGGTCTTGGTGCCTCCTTACTTAAAATTTCAAAAAATCCAATTTTTAAGGCAATTGGGAGTACCTATATTGAAGTAATAAGGGGTACTCCCCTTCTTCTTCATATTATGGTTGCATATTATGGACTTGCTGCATTTAATATAAAACTTGATTATTTTACAGCAGGAGTTCTCGCTTTATCAATAAATTCAGGTGCATATTGTGGAGAAATTTTCAGAGCAGGAATTGAATCAATTGAAAAGGGACAGATGGAAGCCGCAAGGTCTGTAGGTATGACATATGGACAAGCAATGAGATATATTATTTTACCTCAAGCATTTAAAAGAGTTATCCCTCCATTGACAAATGAATTTGTTGCAATGTTAAAAGATTCTTCTTTGCTCTCCATTATTGCTGTTCCAGAACTTTTAAGAAATGCAAGACAACTTATGGGAACAAAAGCAAATGTTTGGACACCTCTTATTGGAGCAGCACTAATTTATCTTGTTTTAACACTTCCACTTACAAGAATTGCTTATGTTTTAGAAAGGAGGTTGGCGAAAGGTGGGATATAA